One region of Nitrospira sp. genomic DNA includes:
- a CDS encoding alkaline phosphatase family protein, with translation MMTVAAALCMVVGLGLALVAPSSQSVAFAARGGGEAATPAQTGVTEHVILFVLEGFGQESLKSGAMPVLSSLVKDGAVTWSATAVAPARRLPTMASLVTGMPVAKHGITWNVFEFSRGYPRAPTVFDYLDLSGGRDSAIFYMDESLYQLAKPEPYTDYQMCGPLRAECNPDRLVGYVRDYFKKATSGSGYGHAIPALPHLLVVHLPAPGRVGEAQGWKSVAYKDALKAVDKAMGTVLDLYREHGLIKRTTVFATSLSAFGETQFSAGEVSGEQAGNVPVVPWIASGVGIKAGHSIRQPVSIIDTGATVMRALGLTTYTEWESHPVEEIFKTAFAAAPVSPLLQ, from the coding sequence ATGATGACAGTCGCGGCGGCCCTCTGCATGGTCGTCGGTCTGGGGCTGGCACTCGTGGCGCCCTCGTCCCAATCCGTTGCCTTTGCGGCACGCGGCGGGGGCGAAGCGGCTACTCCCGCTCAGACAGGTGTCACAGAACATGTGATTCTCTTCGTATTGGAAGGATTTGGCCAGGAATCGCTCAAGAGTGGCGCGATGCCGGTGTTGTCGTCCCTTGTGAAGGACGGGGCCGTGACCTGGTCTGCTACTGCAGTGGCCCCTGCGCGCCGGTTGCCGACGATGGCCTCGCTCGTGACGGGCATGCCGGTCGCCAAACATGGGATCACCTGGAACGTCTTTGAATTCAGTCGTGGCTATCCTCGCGCGCCGACGGTGTTTGATTATCTGGATCTGAGCGGCGGCCGGGACAGTGCCATTTTCTATATGGATGAGTCGTTGTATCAGCTCGCGAAGCCGGAGCCCTATACGGATTATCAAATGTGTGGTCCGTTGCGGGCCGAATGTAATCCTGATCGTCTCGTCGGCTACGTTCGCGATTATTTCAAAAAGGCGACGAGTGGTTCCGGGTACGGTCATGCCATTCCGGCCTTGCCGCATCTCCTGGTGGTCCATCTGCCGGCTCCCGGGCGTGTCGGAGAGGCGCAGGGCTGGAAATCTGTTGCCTACAAAGACGCGTTGAAGGCGGTCGATAAGGCAATGGGGACTGTACTCGATCTGTATCGGGAACATGGTTTGATCAAGCGGACCACCGTGTTTGCCACCTCGCTGAGTGCCTTCGGGGAGACGCAATTCTCGGCCGGTGAGGTCTCCGGTGAGCAGGCCGGCAATGTTCCGGTGGTGCCATGGATTGCCTCAGGCGTCGGCATCAAGGCTGGGCATTCGATTCGCCAGCCGGTGTCGATTATCGATACGGGCGCGACGGTGATGCGCGCGCTCGGACTCACGACGTATACCGAATGGGAGAGCCACCCGGTCGAAGAAATCTTCAAGACCGCATTCGCTGCTGCTCCCGTCAGCCCACTCCTGCAATAG